Genomic segment of Rhodocaloribacter litoris:
AGAGTTCGAGCCGGCCGACCGCCACGCCGGGCGGTATGCGGACGTGGCGATCCCGTACCCGCCCACCATGGCCAACACCGAGTCCAACTACCGGAACAAGCCGCGATGGGTCCGGGAGCAGCGCTACAGCTGGCACGGCGTCGACTATGCCTACCACGGGCAGATGGACTTCGACGACTTCTACCGCCGCTATGCCGAGTCCCTGCTGGCCGTAGACGAAAGCATCGGGCGGGTGATGGATTTCCTGGAAGCGCACGGCCTGGCGGAAAACACGCTGGTCGTCTACATGGGCGACAACGGCTTCCTGCTGGGCGAGCACGGCCTGATCGACAAGCGCAACGCCTACGAGGAATCCATCCGCGTGCCGATGCTGGCGTGGGCGCCCGGCTTCATCCGTCCCGGCACGGTCGTCGACGGGCTCGTGCGCAACATCGACGTGGCCCCGACGATCCTCGAACTGACGGGCGCCACGTCGTCGATCCCGATGGACGGGCAGTCGTTCCTGGACCTGCTCACGGGCGCATCCGCCCCCGGCGACGACCGCGAGTTTCTGTACGAATATTACTGGGAGCACGCGTTCCCCCATACGCCGACGACGTTCGCCCTGCGCGGCGACCGGTTCAAGTACATTTACTACCACGGCATCTGGGACCTGGCCGAGCTCTACGACCTGCAGGCCGACCCCGAGGAGCGCCACAACCTGATCGACGTGCCGGCGTTTCGCGAGGTGGCCGAACAGATGCGCGAGCGTCTGTTCGACCGGCTGGAGGCTGCCGGCGCCATGTACGTGCCCATGCGCCGGGGCTCCTGGCAGGCCGCCGAACGCAAGTTGCACGACTGACCCGGAGGCCTGCCATGCCCGGACGATCTGCATCGCTTCTTCCGTACGGCGTCCTCCTGGTGCTGCTCGTCCTGCCGGCCGGCTGGTGGGAGGCGCAGGCGCAAGAGAGGGGAGAGCGGGTGCGCTTTACGGTGAATGACGGCTGGCGCTATGCTCCCGCCGAGGCCGTCCCGCCCGGCGCCGCCGACCCGGCCCTCGATGATGCCGGCTGGGAGGTCGTCGATCTGCCCCACACGTGGAAT
This window contains:
- a CDS encoding sulfatase family protein encodes the protein MRRYSLLTVLLMLIGSGTVLARQPASAPRNVVFILSDDHRYDFMGFHEHAPDFLETPNMDRMAAEGAHLKNAFVTTSLCSPSRASILTGQYAHRHGIVDNSSPIPPGTRFFPADLQAAGYRTAFVGKWHMGEVDDSPQPGFDRWVSFRGQGVYVNPTLNIDGERVRREGYITDLLTDYALDWLGERASDGAPFFLYLSHKAVHAEFEPADRHAGRYADVAIPYPPTMANTESNYRNKPRWVREQRYSWHGVDYAYHGQMDFDDFYRRYAESLLAVDESIGRVMDFLEAHGLAENTLVVYMGDNGFLLGEHGLIDKRNAYEESIRVPMLAWAPGFIRPGTVVDGLVRNIDVAPTILELTGATSSIPMDGQSFLDLLTGASAPGDDREFLYEYYWEHAFPHTPTTFALRGDRFKYIYYHGIWDLAELYDLQADPEERHNLIDVPAFREVAEQMRERLFDRLEAAGAMYVPMRRGSWQAAERKLHD